The following are encoded in a window of Neomicrococcus lactis genomic DNA:
- a CDS encoding glycosyltransferase family 2 protein — MPHYGDPSDVQHLVETLLSENAHCLKQVVVVDDASPTPFPAEWAPSNESQIQFTVVRRESNGGFGSAVNTGLNVIGTEVALVLNSDLVLPDRFIEDLQSAAAPWHPAVMSPEVTGTDGATQWTARHFPTIGHQVTEWLSPLARFRHHKLLHEAVGHDTRAQQGKVLPVDWVFGAAMMLPVNAVKSIGGFDEDFFMNAEEVDLQKRLRDMGVPSIYLGTVSVAHIGGGSSDPTRRRKWLVEARQLYAQKWGNPVALKTALTAASYANFGVNKVRELTGRDIDASAVLQEELSYLKDEKTGNRSVSGADVN, encoded by the coding sequence GTGCCTCATTATGGCGATCCCAGCGATGTCCAGCACTTAGTCGAGACGCTCCTTTCAGAGAATGCACACTGCCTCAAGCAGGTTGTGGTGGTTGACGACGCTTCACCTACGCCTTTCCCCGCAGAGTGGGCTCCTTCGAACGAATCGCAAATTCAGTTCACAGTTGTACGCCGTGAATCCAATGGTGGATTCGGCTCAGCCGTCAACACCGGCCTAAACGTCATCGGCACTGAAGTGGCCTTGGTGCTCAACAGCGATTTGGTCTTGCCGGACCGCTTTATCGAAGACCTCCAGAGCGCTGCAGCACCATGGCATCCTGCCGTAATGAGTCCGGAAGTCACCGGAACAGACGGAGCAACCCAATGGACGGCCCGTCACTTCCCAACTATTGGCCATCAAGTCACGGAGTGGCTCAGCCCGCTGGCACGTTTTCGCCACCACAAGCTCTTACATGAAGCGGTTGGCCATGACACTCGCGCCCAGCAGGGCAAGGTGCTCCCTGTTGATTGGGTCTTCGGCGCAGCCATGATGTTGCCCGTCAACGCGGTGAAGAGTATTGGCGGCTTTGATGAGGACTTCTTCATGAATGCAGAAGAAGTTGACCTTCAAAAGCGCCTTCGGGACATGGGAGTTCCGTCTATTTACCTGGGCACCGTTTCCGTAGCCCATATTGGCGGTGGTTCCAGTGATCCGACGCGCCGCCGCAAGTGGCTCGTAGAAGCGCGACAACTGTATGCACAGAAGTGGGGCAACCCCGTGGCGCTGAAGACTGCGTTGACGGCCGCCTCCTACGCGAACTTTGGTGTCAACAAAGTTCGGGAACTGACGGGCAGAGACATTGATGCGAGCGCCGTGTTGCAGGAAGAGCTGAGCTATTTGAAGGATGAAAAGACGGGCAACCGCTCTGTAAGTGGTGCTGATGTCAACTAG